One Maridesulfovibrio frigidus DSM 17176 DNA segment encodes these proteins:
- a CDS encoding radical SAM protein, with protein sequence MDYNSLSTESFETDSFRITLNKRGENGYVKQRSPVVYGIYSEIETESSLLQFNLNNEIFRAEGRDKDWASDLEYLKRTIGNDWVYYSTGGYAGSWETLTDASFPSPVSFRVPEPYSEVYKTTGEYYLPNLQYDSNAIIGGSPFESSAVKRIVDNWYEELSEIRRVSEKLPSQFRDFLTSVIENSPEQLGKKAGELFTTCGGRMSVLPPDSRHVDYGIIPVNISRGCLYKCRFCTVKNSSVFSSFSKDRITDQLDELATSFGENLINYNSIFLGEHDALNAEDEIILFAITQALKRLKLDSSYMHGRNVFLFGSVSALMKKDEDFFNKLNNCGLNVFINLGLESTDQKTLDYIGKPLKSSQVIECFELMQLLNSRFEHIECTANFLFDEKLPAGHIPAFLDLVGGTTGTPQNKGTVYLSPLCLTRPSARTLYEFKQLKTFSNYPTYLYLIQRA encoded by the coding sequence ATGGACTATAACAGCCTATCAACAGAATCCTTTGAAACGGACAGTTTTCGCATCACCCTGAATAAGCGTGGGGAAAACGGTTATGTTAAGCAAAGAAGTCCGGTCGTATACGGGATCTATTCGGAAATTGAGACTGAATCCTCACTACTTCAGTTTAATTTGAATAATGAAATATTCCGGGCTGAAGGGCGTGATAAAGACTGGGCTAGTGATCTTGAGTACCTTAAAAGGACGATCGGTAACGATTGGGTATATTATTCCACGGGAGGATATGCCGGTTCGTGGGAAACCTTGACTGATGCTTCATTTCCGTCTCCGGTCTCATTCAGGGTTCCTGAACCTTATAGTGAAGTTTATAAAACCACCGGGGAGTATTATCTTCCCAATCTTCAGTATGATTCGAATGCCATTATCGGAGGTAGTCCTTTCGAGTCCTCAGCAGTCAAGCGGATTGTTGATAACTGGTACGAAGAATTAAGCGAAATCCGGCGTGTATCGGAAAAATTACCTTCGCAATTTCGAGATTTCCTTACTTCGGTAATAGAAAATTCTCCAGAACAACTGGGAAAGAAAGCTGGTGAGTTATTTACCACATGCGGCGGACGTATGTCGGTTCTTCCACCGGACTCCCGTCATGTTGATTATGGTATTATTCCGGTCAACATTTCCAGAGGATGCCTTTATAAATGCCGATTCTGCACAGTAAAGAACAGCTCTGTGTTTTCATCATTTTCAAAGGATAGAATTACAGACCAGCTTGATGAACTGGCAACATCTTTTGGAGAAAATCTCATCAATTACAACTCAATTTTTCTCGGTGAGCATGATGCCCTGAATGCGGAAGATGAGATTATACTGTTTGCCATTACTCAGGCCTTAAAACGTTTGAAACTGGACAGCTCATACATGCATGGGAGGAATGTTTTTCTTTTTGGAAGTGTTTCGGCACTGATGAAAAAAGATGAGGACTTTTTCAATAAACTCAATAACTGCGGGTTGAATGTTTTTATTAATTTAGGCCTTGAGTCAACAGATCAGAAAACCCTTGATTACATAGGCAAGCCTTTAAAAAGTTCTCAGGTTATTGAATGTTTTGAGCTAATGCAGTTACTGAATAGCAGGTTCGAGCATATTGAATGTACGGCCAATTTTTTGTTCGACGAAAAATTGCCTGCTGGACATATACCGGCATTTCTTGACTTGGTGGGTGGCACAACCGGAACCCCACAAAACAAAGGGACTGTATATTTGTCTCCACTTTGCCTTACACGTCCTTCCGCAAGGACTCTTTATGAGTTCAAGCAGCTTAAAACATTCAGCAATTATCCAACTTATTTGTACCTGATACAACGCGCTTAA
- a CDS encoding glycine betaine ABC transporter substrate-binding protein, translated as MKFKGIVVLFIAFVLMSFCVGSAMAEKTPIRFGVNNWAENVAVSNMWKLLLEKRGYEIELVDVGKAIMYAGVASKNLDLGIEVWLPNSDKPMVDRYGKDFDIQSAWYKGAKLGLVVPAYVNIDSLDQLAGKADIFGDDIFGIGSGSSLNEMTRTAIKKYGLEDYEFMESSEPAMLGALKMAYDKKKPVVVTLWNPHYIFSEYKLKYLKDPKNVYGDGDDIFFITRKGFADSYGDVLKWMNNWIMDDKSLGELIGTIEKNGDPAEGASIWIEKNQKLVNSWFK; from the coding sequence ATGAAATTTAAGGGAATCGTTGTCCTTTTTATTGCTTTTGTTCTTATGTCATTTTGTGTCGGTTCTGCGATGGCTGAAAAGACGCCAATACGTTTCGGTGTGAACAACTGGGCTGAAAACGTAGCAGTTTCCAATATGTGGAAATTGCTTCTTGAAAAACGGGGCTATGAAATAGAACTGGTGGATGTGGGGAAAGCCATTATGTACGCTGGCGTTGCTTCCAAAAATCTGGATCTAGGAATCGAAGTGTGGCTCCCCAATTCTGATAAGCCCATGGTAGATCGTTATGGAAAGGATTTCGATATCCAGAGTGCGTGGTACAAGGGTGCCAAGCTCGGGTTGGTGGTGCCGGCCTACGTAAATATCGATTCCCTCGATCAACTTGCGGGCAAGGCTGACATTTTTGGCGATGACATATTTGGTATTGGTTCCGGGTCTAGTCTCAATGAGATGACTCGTACCGCCATTAAGAAGTATGGACTGGAAGATTACGAATTTATGGAAAGTTCCGAACCTGCCATGCTGGGTGCTCTCAAAATGGCTTACGATAAAAAGAAGCCTGTTGTGGTCACTCTCTGGAATCCGCATTACATATTTTCAGAGTACAAACTGAAGTATTTGAAGGACCCCAAGAATGTTTATGGTGACGGAGATGATATATTCTTCATAACCAGAAAAGGTTTTGCCGACAGCTATGGCGACGTTCTGAAATGGATGAACAACTGGATCATGGATGATAAATCGCTTGGCGAACTTATTGGAACAATCGAGAAAAATGGAGACCCCGCTGAAGGAGCCTCAATCTGGATCGAAAAGAATCAGAAACTGGTTAATTCATGGTTTAAATAG